The Chryseolinea soli genome contains a region encoding:
- a CDS encoding ABC transporter permease — translation MKILSTIYKEFLLLVRDPGGMALIFIMPLALVIVMALVQDAPFRDYQEVKLDVLFVDADADSLSAKIRQAFGASPNVNLIVEKDSAAAKKRVQAGEVKAAIVVPPQSSVRLRNKTRQVIANVFANFGLPAQVDSTVLPSTDIKIFFDPAIKANYKQALSGAVEKIIANVQADWMLDELQNQLGEGRPETKKTEINLTDIIHVNTAYASENKYQGVMLNSVQHNVPAWTMFAMFFILYPLAGNFIKEREEGSMLRLRLISGSQFPVIAGKFAFYFLVCLVQFVMMVAVGIFVMPLLGLNRLVLGGDALNIFITACAVAMAATGYGVLIGVYFKTAQQALSFGSVSVVILSAIGGVWVPVYVMPEILQTLSRFSPMSWGLEAFNDLFLRQASIGVILPDVLKLVGFALVTLSASVLIHKSRTVV, via the coding sequence CTGATCTTTATCATGCCCCTGGCGCTGGTGATCGTGATGGCGCTGGTGCAGGACGCACCCTTTCGCGACTACCAGGAAGTGAAACTCGACGTGCTCTTCGTGGATGCCGATGCCGACTCGCTGAGCGCAAAGATCCGGCAAGCTTTCGGTGCTTCGCCCAACGTGAACCTGATCGTGGAAAAAGATTCGGCAGCCGCCAAGAAGCGTGTTCAGGCCGGTGAGGTAAAAGCGGCTATCGTGGTGCCTCCACAATCCAGTGTACGGCTGCGCAATAAGACGCGACAGGTCATCGCCAATGTCTTTGCCAACTTCGGCTTGCCCGCGCAAGTCGATTCCACCGTACTGCCTTCCACCGACATAAAAATATTTTTTGATCCCGCCATCAAGGCCAACTACAAACAAGCCCTGTCCGGCGCCGTAGAAAAGATCATCGCCAACGTGCAGGCCGACTGGATGCTCGACGAACTTCAGAATCAACTTGGCGAAGGCAGGCCTGAAACAAAAAAGACGGAGATCAACCTCACGGATATCATCCACGTGAATACGGCTTACGCTTCCGAAAACAAATACCAGGGTGTCATGTTAAACTCGGTGCAGCACAACGTGCCGGCGTGGACCATGTTTGCCATGTTCTTTATCCTCTATCCCTTGGCGGGGAATTTTATCAAGGAACGCGAAGAGGGGAGCATGTTGCGCTTGCGGTTGATCTCGGGATCACAGTTTCCCGTGATTGCCGGGAAGTTTGCCTTTTACTTTTTGGTTTGCCTGGTGCAGTTTGTCATGATGGTAGCCGTGGGCATTTTCGTGATGCCGCTGTTGGGTTTGAACCGGCTGGTGTTGGGTGGCGATGCCCTGAACATCTTTATCACCGCCTGCGCGGTAGCCATGGCGGCTACAGGCTACGGGGTGTTGATCGGCGTCTATTTTAAAACGGCGCAGCAGGCATTGTCTTTCGGATCGGTGTCGGTAGTGATCCTGTCGGCCATTGGCGGGGTCTGGGTCCCGGTTTATGTGATGCCGGAGATTTTGCAGACGCTTAGCCGATTTTCTCCCATGAGTTGGGGCTTGGAAGCCTTTAATGACTTATTTTTACGACAGGCATCCATCGGTGTGATCTTGCCCGACGTACTAAAACTCGTTGGGTTTGCGCTGGTCACTTTGTCGGCCAGCGTCCTTATCCATAAATCGAGGACGGTTGTTTAA
- a CDS encoding phosphopantetheine-binding protein — translation MNQTIEELTQELRQELIKQLNLEDMIPADFDENTPLFGEGLGLDSIDSLELVVLLDRNYGIKLKDPKEGRQVFHSIRTMAEYIQKNRAQV, via the coding sequence ATGAATCAAACGATAGAAGAACTCACACAGGAACTTCGCCAGGAGCTGATCAAACAATTGAACCTGGAAGACATGATCCCCGCCGACTTCGACGAGAACACACCCCTGTTTGGCGAAGGGCTGGGCCTGGATTCGATCGACTCGCTGGAGCTGGTGGTGTTGCTGGACCGGAACTATGGCATCAAGCTGAAGGACCCCAAAGAAGGACGCCAGGTGTTCCATAGCATCCGCACGATGGCCGAGTACATCCAAAAGAACCGGGCGCAAGTATGA